The Clostridioides difficile genome has a segment encoding these proteins:
- a CDS encoding transcriptional regulator: MTIENEMLKLVEVSKMYYEDNKTQAEIAKILGVSRPLISKMLNRAKEIGIVKIEIRELFSSNDLLMNQMKEIFNIRGGLIVPEAKTEYITQQTILSHGIKYIKEELPKVSNVGIGWGYTIGNIIEEIQKSEDSCTFKGEVYPLVGMANIPNKGYHPNELISVFSNSTGFSPVFLYAPAFPTSSEERDIYLKTENYQSMEKKWDNIDTIILSVDNYPQVPDQATAIRFGKKLTKEKAIGSFLSYYFNKDGEIIKSDSDYVIQIPLEKLKKAKKVIAICSDSSTDSITGALKTGYITHVITDEKKATQIIINK, encoded by the coding sequence ATGACTATTGAAAACGAAATGTTGAAATTAGTAGAAGTATCAAAAATGTATTATGAAGATAATAAGACTCAAGCAGAGATTGCAAAAATTTTAGGGGTATCAAGACCATTAATAAGTAAAATGTTAAATAGAGCAAAAGAAATTGGAATAGTAAAGATAGAGATTAGGGAATTATTTTCTAGTAATGACTTACTGATGAACCAGATGAAAGAGATATTTAACATTAGAGGTGGACTAATAGTACCAGAAGCTAAAACCGAATATATAACTCAACAAACTATACTAAGTCATGGAATAAAATATATAAAAGAAGAATTACCTAAGGTTAGTAATGTCGGTATAGGATGGGGCTATACTATAGGTAATATAATAGAAGAAATACAAAAGAGTGAGGATAGTTGTACTTTTAAAGGAGAAGTATATCCATTAGTTGGAATGGCTAACATACCAAACAAAGGATATCACCCTAATGAGTTAATATCTGTATTTTCAAATAGTACAGGATTTAGTCCTGTATTTTTATATGCGCCTGCATTTCCAACTAGTAGTGAAGAACGAGATATCTATTTGAAAACTGAAAATTATCAAAGTATGGAGAAAAAATGGGATAATATAGATACAATAATTTTATCTGTTGATAATTATCCTCAGGTTCCAGACCAAGCTACTGCGATTAGATTTGGAAAGAAGCTTACAAAAGAGAAGGCAATAGGTTCCTTTTTATCTTATTATTTTAATAAAGATGGAGAAATAATTAAAAGTGATAGTGATTATGTTATACAAATACCTCTTGAAAAATTAAAAAAGGCAAAAAAAGTAATAGCTATATGTTCAGATTCTAGTACAGATTCAATAACAGGTGCATTGAAGACTGGATACATAACACATGTTATTACTGATGAAAAAAAAGCGACACAAATAATTATAAACAAATAA
- the lsrF gene encoding 3-hydroxy-5-phosphonooxypentane-2,4-dione thiolase, with translation MADKDGIILPKDYGIGIKPPQQSFYLKGMENVDWGMKNRLSKIFNPKTGKSLMLAFDHGYIMGPTQGLERLDLSIPDLIEDADCLMATRGALRTCINPTQDKAIALRCSAGSSVLREDMSREVIGVDIEDAIRMNASCLAIQTFMGAEGECKAIENLVKTIDMGNRYSIPVLGVVAVGKEMERTAKYFLLATRMLAEFGASIVKTYYCEDFEKITSACPVPIVIAGGKKVPEKEALEMAYRAINEGAAGVDMGRNVFQSENPKAMIKAIKAVVHENNTPEQAYKLFEELKKEYK, from the coding sequence ATGGCAGACAAAGATGGAATAATATTACCAAAAGATTATGGAATAGGGATAAAACCACCTCAACAGAGTTTCTATTTAAAAGGTATGGAAAATGTAGATTGGGGAATGAAGAATAGATTATCAAAGATATTTAATCCTAAAACAGGAAAATCATTGATGTTAGCTTTTGACCATGGATACATAATGGGTCCTACTCAAGGTTTGGAAAGATTAGACCTTTCAATACCTGACCTTATAGAAGATGCAGATTGTCTTATGGCTACAAGGGGAGCTTTAAGAACGTGTATAAATCCTACTCAAGATAAAGCTATAGCACTTAGATGCTCAGCAGGAAGTTCAGTACTTAGAGAAGATATGAGCAGAGAGGTTATAGGTGTTGATATAGAAGATGCAATAAGAATGAATGCATCATGTCTAGCTATACAGACATTTATGGGGGCTGAAGGTGAATGCAAGGCTATAGAAAATTTAGTCAAAACAATAGATATGGGAAATAGATATTCAATACCAGTTTTGGGTGTCGTTGCAGTAGGCAAGGAGATGGAAAGAACGGCGAAATATTTTCTATTAGCCACTAGGATGTTAGCTGAATTTGGAGCAAGTATAGTAAAGACTTATTATTGTGAGGATTTTGAGAAGATAACATCTGCTTGTCCAGTGCCAATAGTTATAGCAGGAGGGAAAAAAGTTCCAGAAAAAGAAGCGTTAGAAATGGCTTATAGAGCTATAAATGAAGGTGCAGCTGGTGTTGATATGGGAAGAAATGTATTCCAATCAGAAAACCCAAAAGCTATGATAAAGGCAATAAAGGCTGTAGTTCATGAAAACAATACTCCAGAACAAGCATACAAGTTATTTGAAGAACTAAAAAAAGAATATAAGTAG
- a CDS encoding dihydroxyacetone kinase subunit DhaK codes for MSMKKFINQPEDLAREVLEGLELSNSDLLRVTDSNLVINKKLEEEDRVTIVTLGGAGHEPALSGFVGDGMVDIAVVGDVFAAPGPNSCLEAIKMADKGKGVLFVVLNHAGDMLTGNLVMKQVKKEGLNVRKVVTQEDIANAPRENSDDRRGLVGCIPLYKIAAGAAKEGKSLDEVAEIAQKFADNMATIAVACKGATHPSTGMVISELGENEMEIGMGQHGEGGGGRMEMKSADETAEIMTQALIKDLDIKDDEKVMLVVNGSGATTLMEMLIVYRKCHKILQEKNIEIVSNCVGELLTTQETAGFQLFIARMDDELLRYFNSPCNTPYFKKN; via the coding sequence ATGTCAATGAAAAAATTTATTAACCAACCAGAAGATTTAGCTAGAGAAGTTTTAGAAGGTTTAGAGCTTTCAAATTCGGACTTACTAAGAGTTACAGATTCAAATTTAGTAATAAACAAAAAGTTGGAAGAAGAAGACAGAGTAACAATAGTTACTTTAGGAGGGGCAGGTCATGAACCAGCTTTAAGTGGATTTGTTGGAGATGGAATGGTTGATATAGCTGTAGTTGGAGATGTATTTGCCGCTCCAGGGCCAAATTCTTGTTTAGAGGCTATAAAAATGGCAGACAAAGGGAAAGGTGTATTATTTGTAGTTCTTAATCATGCAGGAGATATGTTGACAGGAAACCTTGTTATGAAACAAGTTAAAAAAGAAGGATTAAATGTTAGAAAAGTTGTTACACAAGAAGATATAGCAAATGCACCAAGAGAAAACAGTGATGATAGAAGAGGATTGGTTGGATGTATACCTCTATATAAAATAGCTGCAGGAGCTGCTAAAGAAGGTAAATCTTTAGATGAAGTTGCAGAAATAGCACAAAAATTTGCTGATAATATGGCAACTATAGCGGTTGCATGTAAAGGAGCAACTCATCCATCTACAGGTATGGTAATTTCTGAACTTGGAGAAAATGAGATGGAAATAGGAATGGGGCAACATGGAGAAGGTGGAGGTGGACGTATGGAAATGAAGTCTGCTGATGAAACTGCTGAAATAATGACACAGGCCTTAATAAAGGATTTGGATATTAAAGATGATGAAAAAGTAATGTTAGTAGTTAATGGTTCAGGAGCTACTACTTTAATGGAAATGTTAATAGTTTATAGAAAATGTCATAAAATACTACAAGAAAAAAATATAGAAATAGTTTCAAACTGTGTTGGAGAACTTTTGACTACTCAAGAAACAGCTGGATTTCAACTATTTATAGCTAGAATGGATGACGAACTATTGAGATATTTCAATTCACCATGTAATACACCTTACTTTAAAAAAAATTAG
- a CDS encoding dihydroxyacetone kinase subunit L, protein MLSTATWRKMLISAAEILKENKIYLCELDGIVGDGDHGVTIDRIADCMRKRALEEHDDDSIKSINEDLSTLCMNVNGGSAGPLWGTIFEGMAEGIEDKKELKIEEVKEMFIEARENLSLISTAKVGQKTLVDALYPAIDVMYNVESDNIKDVFKVGYEKAVEGAENTKTYIAKFGRAKSIGERSLGHMDPGAVSISLMFKGFYNAL, encoded by the coding sequence ATGTTGTCAACAGCTACATGGAGAAAAATGTTAATAAGTGCAGCAGAAATATTAAAAGAAAATAAGATATATTTATGTGAATTAGATGGTATAGTTGGAGATGGTGACCATGGAGTTACTATAGATAGAATAGCGGATTGTATGAGAAAAAGAGCTTTAGAAGAGCATGATGATGATAGTATAAAATCAATTAATGAAGATTTGAGTACTTTATGTATGAATGTAAATGGAGGCTCAGCAGGGCCTTTATGGGGAACTATATTTGAGGGAATGGCTGAAGGGATAGAAGATAAAAAAGAACTCAAAATAGAAGAAGTAAAAGAGATGTTTATTGAAGCAAGAGAAAATTTATCTCTTATTTCTACTGCTAAAGTAGGTCAAAAAACACTAGTAGATGCATTATACCCAGCAATAGATGTTATGTATAATGTTGAAAGTGATAACATAAAAGATGTTTTTAAAGTGGGTTATGAGAAAGCAGTAGAAGGTGCCGAAAATACTAAAACTTATATAGCAAAATTTGGACGAGCAAAAAGTATAGGGGAAAGAAGTTTAGGTCATATGGACCCAGGTGCTGTTTCTATATCATTAATGTTTAAAGGTTTCTATAATGCATTATAA
- a CDS encoding YihY/virulence factor BrkB family protein codes for MFGIDKKLIEYIVAKSNYSELSSKSAEVSFFLMLSIFPFLIFTISSIAYIPVLHLNKYIALFRSMMPESAFDVLSSIIVSAIDNRSLNFLAVSFVLTMWTSSRAVKALIKGMNRAYKVKETRSFFKILSISFLFTIMLLVLIFLSMIFLVYGEKIGYFIFNFIGLDEIFIKIWDILRYTVGIATIIVIFTFLYKYTPNKNLTMKESAPGAIFATFAWFVVSFFYSYYTNYYANYEVIYGSIAEIIVLMTWIYFSSWVIVVGYELNSRLYFRKIRNEMLK; via the coding sequence ATGTTTGGGATAGATAAAAAATTAATTGAGTATATAGTTGCAAAATCTAATTATAGTGAATTAAGTTCAAAATCAGCAGAAGTATCTTTCTTCTTAATGCTGTCTATATTTCCTTTTTTGATATTTACGATAAGTTCTATAGCATATATACCAGTTCTTCACTTAAATAAATATATAGCCTTATTTAGAAGTATGATGCCAGAGAGTGCTTTTGATGTATTATCTTCAATTATAGTTTCTGCAATAGATAATAGAAGTTTAAATTTTTTAGCTGTCAGTTTTGTGCTTACTATGTGGACATCTTCAAGAGCAGTAAAAGCACTTATTAAAGGAATGAATAGAGCTTATAAGGTTAAAGAAACTAGGTCTTTTTTTAAAATTTTATCTATATCATTTTTATTTACAATTATGCTTTTAGTATTGATTTTTTTATCTATGATATTTTTGGTTTATGGAGAGAAGATAGGTTACTTTATTTTTAACTTTATAGGATTAGATGAGATATTCATAAAAATATGGGATATTCTAAGATACACTGTAGGTATTGCAACAATAATAGTAATATTTACATTTCTGTATAAGTATACACCTAATAAGAATTTGACTATGAAAGAATCTGCTCCAGGTGCTATTTTTGCTACATTTGCTTGGTTTGTAGTATCATTTTTCTATTCTTATTATACAAACTATTATGCTAACTATGAAGTAATATATGGAAGTATAGCTGAAATAATTGTACTTATGACATGGATATATTTTAGTAGTTGGGTTATTGTTGTAGGTTATGAATTAAATTCAAGATTGTATTTTAGAAAGATAAGAAATGAAATGTTAAAATAA
- a CDS encoding DNA-directed RNA polymerase: protein MSNFIVCSYCGEKMDKSRNKYITYSEKDSCNEINICTNCALDLLEKTNEKSKIKYAKALTKQIG from the coding sequence ATGAGTAACTTTATAGTGTGTAGTTATTGTGGAGAAAAGATGGATAAGTCTAGAAATAAATATATAACTTACTCTGAAAAAGATAGTTGTAATGAAATAAATATTTGTACTAATTGTGCTTTAGATTTATTAGAAAAAACTAATGAAAAATCAAAGATTAAATATGCAAAAGCGTTAACAAAACAAATAGGCTAA
- a CDS encoding phospho-sugar mutase, with amino-acid sequence MDYTKTYEEWVKSSYFDEDTKLELDKIKNNEKEIEDRFYKDLEFGTAGLRGVIEAGTNRINKYTVRRATFGLANYILENTTEEEKNRGVVIAHDNRHKSREFCIESANTLAACGIKAYIFDSLRTTPELSFAVRNLNAIAGIVITASHNPPEYNGYKVYWEDGAQVMPDIANAITEKVNSIHDYSIIPTLSEANKNLVVLLDEKQDTEFIEAVKSQVIRKDLVKSVGKNFKIVYTPLCGTGNIPIRRALKEVGFENILVVPEEENPDPNFAGLDYPNPEEKKALNRGILLAKENGADLVIATDPDCDRVGVAVRTTTGEYVLLTGNQIGGMLTHYIIEGLKENNKLKENSTMIKTIVTSEFGADIAKENNVDVLSVLTGFKFIGEKIKLFEENKDRNYVFGYEESYGYLVGTHARDKDGVVSSLLISEMAAFYYSKGMSLYEGLIELYKKYGFFKEQTISLTLKGIEGVEKIKEIISYFRENQIDCINNIKVVDKKDYKNGVDNLPKSDVLKYFLEDESWVAIRPSGTEPKLKFYIAVKGASDVEADEKLKGLKEYIDVMVSKLK; translated from the coding sequence ATGGATTATACTAAAACTTATGAAGAATGGGTAAAGAGTTCATACTTTGATGAAGATACAAAACTAGAATTAGATAAAATAAAAAACAATGAAAAAGAGATAGAAGATAGATTTTATAAGGATTTAGAATTTGGGACTGCTGGTCTTAGAGGTGTAATTGAAGCAGGGACTAATAGAATCAATAAATATACGGTTAGAAGAGCCACTTTTGGATTGGCAAACTATATACTAGAAAACACAACAGAGGAAGAAAAAAACAGAGGTGTAGTAATAGCTCATGATAATAGACATAAATCTAGAGAGTTTTGTATAGAATCTGCAAATACATTAGCAGCATGTGGTATAAAGGCATATATCTTTGATAGTTTAAGAACTACTCCAGAATTGTCTTTTGCTGTTAGAAATCTAAATGCAATAGCAGGTATAGTTATAACAGCTAGTCATAATCCACCTGAATACAATGGATACAAAGTATACTGGGAAGATGGGGCACAAGTTATGCCAGACATTGCAAATGCAATAACAGAAAAAGTAAATAGCATACATGATTATAGTATAATACCAACTTTAAGTGAAGCAAATAAAAATTTAGTAGTCTTATTAGATGAAAAACAGGATACTGAATTTATAGAAGCTGTAAAAAGTCAAGTTATAAGAAAAGATTTAGTAAAAAGCGTAGGCAAAAACTTTAAAATAGTTTATACACCTCTTTGTGGAACTGGTAATATTCCAATAAGAAGAGCATTAAAAGAAGTAGGATTTGAAAATATATTAGTTGTTCCAGAAGAAGAAAATCCAGACCCAAATTTTGCAGGACTTGATTACCCAAATCCAGAAGAGAAAAAAGCTTTAAATAGAGGAATATTACTTGCAAAAGAAAACGGCGCAGACCTTGTAATAGCAACTGACCCAGATTGTGATAGAGTAGGTGTAGCTGTAAGAACTACTACAGGGGAATATGTATTACTTACAGGAAATCAAATTGGTGGAATGTTGACACACTATATAATAGAAGGCTTAAAAGAAAATAATAAATTAAAAGAAAATTCTACAATGATAAAAACCATAGTTACATCAGAATTTGGAGCAGATATAGCAAAAGAAAATAATGTTGATGTACTAAGTGTTCTTACTGGATTTAAATTTATTGGTGAGAAAATAAAATTATTTGAAGAGAATAAAGATAGAAATTATGTATTTGGGTATGAAGAAAGTTATGGTTATTTAGTTGGAACTCATGCGAGAGATAAAGATGGTGTTGTCTCATCACTATTAATATCTGAAATGGCAGCATTTTACTATTCAAAAGGTATGAGCTTATATGAAGGTCTAATAGAACTATATAAGAAATACGGATTCTTTAAAGAACAGACTATATCTTTAACATTAAAAGGTATAGAAGGTGTTGAAAAAATAAAAGAAATAATATCTTATTTTAGAGAAAATCAAATTGATTGTATAAATAATATAAAGGTAGTTGATAAAAAAGACTATAAAAATGGTGTAGATAATCTTCCTAAGTCTGATGTTTTAAAATATTTCTTGGAAGATGAGTCTTGGGTAGCTATAAGACCATCAGGAACGGAGCCAAAGCTTAAATTTTATATAGCTGTAAAAGGTGCTAGTGATGTTGAAGCAGATGAAAAGCTTAAGGGTTTAAAAGAATATATAGATGTTATGGTATCAAAATTAAAATAA
- a CDS encoding SGNH/GDSL hydrolase family protein, which translates to MKIVCLGDSLTYGFGVSRSNSWTNIVSQETRLEIINKGINGDTTSGMLVRFNEDVLKNSPDIVFIMGGTNDFIAGAGNEVINSNIMAMVHQAYAKNIIPIIGIPLKPDTQSVREDWSSFTDFNIVSKKLELYNYWIRKFSMTFNTDFVDFYSEYNKSMEKEGYKKLYFDGVHPTKEGHRIIANIFIKSINKYIEES; encoded by the coding sequence ATGAAAATAGTCTGCTTAGGAGACAGTTTAACATATGGATTTGGAGTATCACGAAGTAATTCATGGACAAACATTGTGAGTCAAGAGACTAGATTAGAAATAATAAATAAGGGTATAAATGGTGATACAACAAGTGGTATGTTAGTTAGATTTAATGAAGATGTTTTAAAGAATTCTCCCGATATAGTTTTTATAATGGGCGGTACTAATGATTTTATTGCTGGTGCAGGAAATGAAGTTATTAATTCTAATATAATGGCTATGGTACATCAAGCATATGCAAAAAATATTATACCAATAATAGGTATACCATTGAAACCAGATACTCAAAGTGTTAGGGAAGATTGGAGTAGCTTTACGGATTTTAATATAGTATCAAAGAAGTTAGAATTATATAATTACTGGATAAGAAAATTTAGTATGACATTTAATACTGATTTTGTAGATTTTTATTCTGAATATAATAAAAGTATGGAAAAAGAAGGATATAAAAAATTATATTTTGATGGAGTGCATCCAACTAAGGAAGGTCATAGAATAATTGCAAATATTTTTATTAAGTCAATTAATAAGTATATAGAAGAGTCATAA
- a CDS encoding G5 domain-containing protein, with translation MEKREKKIIISSLLSVSILMSLISIYSILNKEEISLTVKGQEQKVSSFKKTVEELLDEQGVKFNSEDKINPGLDTELKDNMKIKVVKVTKNQEEEFEKIPFDTKQVNDSDLVKGKSKVYQEGIEGEKKLVYNLTYHDGKLVKKVLSKEVISKEPTTKIIKNGTKEKVLIASRGANTRGGKHLRVVATAYAGDTITSTGTTPRWGVIAVDPNIIPYGTKVYIPRLGMTFVAEDCGGAIKGNRIDIFMNSEGKASNWGRQSLDVYVY, from the coding sequence ATGGAGAAAAGAGAAAAGAAAATAATAATATCATCTTTATTAAGTGTATCAATTTTAATGAGTTTAATAAGTATATATTCTATATTAAATAAAGAAGAGATAAGCCTAACTGTTAAAGGGCAAGAACAAAAAGTATCTTCATTTAAAAAGACAGTTGAAGAACTTTTAGATGAACAGGGAGTGAAATTCAATTCTGAAGATAAAATTAATCCAGGTTTGGATACAGAATTAAAGGATAATATGAAAATTAAAGTTGTTAAAGTAACTAAAAATCAAGAAGAAGAATTTGAAAAAATTCCATTTGATACAAAACAAGTGAATGATAGTGATTTAGTAAAAGGAAAATCTAAAGTCTATCAAGAGGGAATAGAGGGAGAGAAAAAACTAGTCTATAATTTAACTTACCATGATGGAAAGTTAGTCAAAAAAGTCTTATCAAAAGAAGTAATTTCTAAAGAACCAACTACAAAAATTATAAAAAATGGAACTAAAGAAAAAGTATTAATTGCATCAAGAGGAGCAAATACAAGAGGAGGAAAACATTTGAGAGTGGTTGCTACTGCATATGCAGGAGATACTATAACATCTACTGGTACAACACCAAGATGGGGTGTAATTGCAGTTGACCCAAATATAATTCCATATGGAACAAAAGTATATATACCTAGATTAGGTATGACATTTGTTGCAGAAGACTGCGGAGGTGCAATTAAAGGTAATAGAATAGATATATTTATGAATAGTGAAGGAAAAGCATCCAATTGGGGAAGACAGAGTTTAGATGTATATGTGTATTAA
- a CDS encoding helix-turn-helix domain-containing protein: MRIKIGEVIQRLRKEKSLTQEQLSRFIGVSTPAVSKWESGNSYPDIELLPLLADFFNVSVDKLLNYKVDLSEEEVMKIYKELEEILAKIEIDLSTEEPLEEFKGDLESVERLANMYMEKYPQSYLLKLKISSLYQMYSYKFGKDKFGSKIKETTNILEDVVRNTDDIQIKETALLILSNAYYMLDDYEKAELYLNMIYKPIGDTSVNLAMIYLSQNRLDEAELLLQNKLFSDVFNTTLDCKGLINVCKNKYKELKKELDDGSCDKRTAEKEMEYIKSKSLGYANISLEIKKKFSENRGAFFGIYMDYIELSLNLLFFNMKEEAKDALYVLKEILEKYPLHESSDASQMMFFDKVKSKNSYTFNVYTNLLIMFNDNSFNELRGEPIFESIIEKVSELEKMLKDKL; encoded by the coding sequence ATGCGAATTAAAATAGGTGAAGTTATACAAAGACTAAGAAAAGAAAAAAGCTTAACACAAGAACAATTATCAAGGTTTATAGGCGTGTCAACACCAGCAGTATCTAAATGGGAAAGTGGAAATTCTTATCCAGATATAGAACTATTGCCATTATTAGCAGATTTTTTTAATGTATCCGTTGATAAACTTTTAAACTATAAAGTAGATTTAAGTGAAGAAGAAGTAATGAAAATTTATAAAGAATTAGAAGAAATTCTTGCTAAAATAGAAATCGACTTATCAACAGAAGAACCACTAGAAGAATTTAAAGGAGATTTAGAATCTGTAGAAAGACTTGCTAATATGTATATGGAGAAATATCCTCAAAGTTATCTGCTAAAGTTAAAAATAAGTTCGCTATATCAAATGTACTCATATAAATTTGGCAAAGATAAATTTGGTAGTAAAATCAAAGAGACAACAAACATTCTTGAAGATGTAGTGAGAAATACAGATGATATTCAAATCAAAGAAACAGCTCTTCTTATTTTATCAAATGCATATTATATGTTAGATGATTATGAAAAAGCAGAGTTATACTTAAATATGATATATAAACCAATAGGAGACACAAGTGTTAATTTAGCTATGATATATTTAAGTCAAAATAGACTAGATGAAGCAGAATTATTACTTCAAAATAAATTATTTAGCGATGTATTTAATACAACTCTGGACTGTAAAGGATTAATTAATGTATGTAAAAATAAATATAAAGAATTAAAGAAAGAGTTAGATGATGGAAGTTGTGATAAAAGAACAGCAGAGAAAGAAATGGAATATATAAAAAGTAAGTCATTAGGATATGCAAATATATCTTTAGAAATAAAGAAAAAATTTAGTGAAAATAGAGGAGCTTTTTTTGGAATATATATGGACTACATAGAGTTATCTTTAAATCTATTATTTTTTAATATGAAAGAAGAAGCTAAAGACGCTTTATATGTTTTAAAAGAAATATTGGAAAAATATCCTCTACATGAAAGCTCAGATGCAAGTCAAATGATGTTTTTTGATAAAGTAAAATCTAAAAATTCATATACTTTTAATGTATATACTAACCTACTTATCATGTTTAATGATAATAGCTTTAATGAATTAAGAGGAGAACCAATTTTTGAATCTATAATTGAAAAGGTTTCAGAATTGGAAAAAATGTTAAAAGATAAATTATAA
- a CDS encoding alpha/beta hydrolase encodes MKCTNFTFKGKEDLDIYTYKWEDESIKAPKAIVQIAHGMAETAQRYETFAKELTKNGYVVYINDHRGHGKTAKIVENVGHLAEKDGFRCLVEDMNTLTSIIKKENKDLPIYLFGHSMGSFASQRYIMDYSDNLSGLILCGSNGQQGIILNFAHIMINHEIKKHGRNSRSNKINDLIFGGESIRRNKNTKFDWLSRDKEQVEKYINDPFCGVVCTCGFFYDLVQGLKEIEDKENLKKIPLDIPIYIISGDKDPIGKNGKGVLRLRDRYINLGVKDVTCKLYKDGRHELLNEINKEEVFDDVICWLNGKIGIL; translated from the coding sequence ATGAAGTGTACAAATTTTACTTTCAAAGGAAAAGAAGATTTGGATATATATACATATAAATGGGAAGATGAAAGTATAAAAGCCCCAAAAGCAATTGTACAGATTGCCCATGGAATGGCAGAAACTGCACAAAGGTATGAAACTTTTGCTAAAGAGCTTACTAAAAATGGATATGTAGTATATATAAATGACCATAGAGGACATGGAAAAACTGCAAAGATAGTAGAGAATGTTGGGCATCTAGCTGAAAAAGACGGTTTTAGATGTCTTGTAGAAGATATGAATACTTTAACCAGTATTATAAAAAAGGAAAATAAAGATTTACCGATTTATTTATTTGGACATAGTATGGGGTCATTTGCGAGTCAAAGATATATAATGGATTACAGTGATAATTTATCTGGTCTTATATTATGTGGTTCAAATGGACAACAAGGTATCATTCTAAATTTTGCTCATATAATGATTAATCATGAGATTAAAAAACATGGAAGAAATTCTCGAAGCAATAAAATAAATGATTTAATATTTGGTGGAGAAAGCATAAGAAGAAATAAAAATACTAAATTTGATTGGTTAAGTAGAGATAAAGAACAAGTTGAAAAATATATAAATGACCCCTTTTGTGGGGTGGTATGTACTTGTGGCTTTTTTTACGATTTAGTACAAGGATTAAAAGAAATAGAGGATAAAGAAAATTTAAAAAAGATACCTCTTGATATTCCTATTTATATAATATCTGGAGATAAAGACCCTATAGGTAAAAATGGTAAAGGTGTCTTGAGACTAAGAGATAGATATATAAATTTAGGTGTAAAAGACGTAACATGTAAACTCTATAAAGATGGAAGACATGAATTATTAAATGAGATAAATAAAGAGGAAGTTTTTGATGATGTTATTTGTTGGCTAAATGGAAAAATAGGAATCTTATAG